The following proteins are co-located in the Neomonachus schauinslandi chromosome 8, ASM220157v2, whole genome shotgun sequence genome:
- the LOC123325509 gene encoding prothymosin alpha-like, with the protein MVSFSSLNILIIADLKSLSKLQGQPEIAAVDTSSKDLKEKKEVVEEAEDGGDAPANRDTEIEEDGEQEADNEVEEEEDIGKEEKEGDGEEENGEDEEAEAAEDEEEEDADTKKQKTNEDDYTAKKEKLHLTKLNLFTLRLPSQTLNVVTLEDTARRPPHVGSATLQVTHALHQPKPE; encoded by the exons atggtttcctttagttctttgaacatacttATAATCgctgatttaaagtctttgtcaa AGCTTCAAGGTCAGCCTGAG ATCGCCGCGGTGGACACCAGCTCCAAGGACttaaaggagaagaaggaagtggTGGAGGAGGCGGAGGATGGAGGAGATGCACCTGCTAACAGGGACACTGAGATTGAGGAAGATGGGGAGCAGGAGGCTGACAATGAggtggaagaagaggaagacatagggaaggaggagaaggaaggtgaTGGTgaggaagagaatggagaagatgaggaagccgaggcagctgaagatgaggaggaggaggatgccgACACCAAGAAGCAGAAGACCAATGAGGATGACTACacagcaaaaaaggaaaagttacaCTTAACAAAACTTAACCTATTCACGCTTCGCCTCCCGTCTCAGACTCTAAATGTGGTCACCCTCGAGGACACAGCCCGCCGGCCGCCCCATGTGGGCAGCGCCACCCTGCAGGTGACACACGCCCTCCACCAGCCAAAACCAGAGTGA